The genomic DNA GTAGTCTGTAATCCCTAATTCTTAGTGTTCTTACGAGATCTTTCCGCCCTGCTTAGTTGCCGTCGGCTTGCGTATTCCCGATATGCGCACCTCCTCCGTCTTGCAGGACGAAAAATCTCTCGCAATTCATTCTATAGGTTTAGAGTTTACAGATCTCTAGTGCTCCATAAACCTTGTAAACAGAAATTGCTGACGGTCAAAATTTCGTCAGCCGGCGTGGTCGTCAGTCGACATATAGGCGTCTTGGCTGACAAAACTTTGCCTCGCCGCAGCTTCCAGTTTCAAAGTTGGCGGAGCAGCAAAAATGAACTTTTGTGCAAAATGGCAGGGGATTTCTTCCAACATGGCGAACTATATTCTGGTATTAGTTTCAGGAGGGAGAACGAATTTTGCATACTTTCTTAGAACGTGTCAACAGTCCGCAAGATATTAAGAAGCTGACTTTTGCCGAACTTACTTTGCTGGCGGGAGAAATCCGCAGCCTGATTATTGAAACGGTAGCCCGGTCAGGCGGCCATCTGGCTCCCAATCTGGGGGTGGTGGAGCTTACCCTGGCTTTGCATAAAGTGTTTGACAGCCCACAGGATAAAATGATCTGGGATGTGGGTCACCAGTCTTATGTCCATAAAATATTGACGGGGCGGGGCGGTGCCTTGCATGAGTTGCGGCAAATGGGCGGTATCAGCGGCTTCCCGAAGCGCAGTGAAAGCGAACATGACGCGTTTGCCACCGGCCACGCCAGTACGTCCATCTCGGCGGCTGTCGGCATGGCGGTGGCGCGGGATATGTCGGGACAGGACAATCACGTGTTGGCGGTAATCGGCGACGGGTCGTTGACTGGCGGGCAAGCTTATGAAGCTTTGAATCACGCCGGGCATATCGGCACCAAACTGATTGTGGTACTGAATGACAATGAGATGTCCATTGCCAGGAATGTAGGCGCCATGTCCGGCTATCTTGCCAAAATACGGACGGCTCCCGGTTATGCGAAGGTCAAACAAGACCTTGAACATTTGCTGCGGCGTATTCCCTCGATCGGTGACCGGATGGTTCAGACGGCGGAGCGGCTGAAAGACAGTGTGCGGCATTTCTTTATTCCGGGGATGCTGTTTGAAGAGTTGGGTTTTACCTATCTCGGTCCGATCGACGGACACGACCTGGCCGACCTGACCGGACTGTTGGAAAAAGCAAAGCAAATGAGCGGCCCCGTTGTCCTCCATGTGCTGACCCGCAAGGGAAAAGGATATGCTCCAGCCGAACGAAATGCCGATATCTTTCATGGGGTAGGACCTTTTCATGCGGCCACCGGCGAGATTATCAAAAAGGACGGACCACCCACCTATACCCGGGTATTTGGTGACACCTTGCTGACCCTGGCGGAAGCCGATAAAAATATAGCCGCCATTACGGCAGCTATGCCGGAAGGAACGGGGCTAAAAGCTTTTGCCGGCCGTTTCCCGGCCCGTTTTTTTGATGTAGGTATTGCCGAACCTCATGCGGTGACCATGGCGGCGGCGATGGCCTGTGAGGGGAAGAAACCGGTCATTGCGCTTTATTCCACCTTTGGCCAGCGGGCTTATGATCAGGTGCTGCACGATGTCTGTCTGCAGGAGCTGCCGGTGGTGCTAGCTCTTGACCGGGCCGGTCTGGTAGGGGAAGACGGTCCGACGCATCACGGTGTGTTTGATTATTCCTATCTCCGGCATATACCCAATCTGATCTGCATGGCTCCGAAGGACGAGGGGGAACTGCGACATATGCTGTATACGGCGCTGCAGGGAAATCGGCCGGTAGCCCTGCGCTACCCGCGAGGCAGCGGGATCGGGATCGGGGTCGATTTGAGTGAACCGCTGCAGGTTTTGCCTGTCGGGCAGGCCGAAGTATTACGGCTGGGGCGGGATGTTAACCTGGTTGCTATCGGCTCCATGGTAAACCCCTGCCAACAAGCTGCCGCGCAATTGCAGGAACAGGGTATTGACGCCGGGGTAGTCAATGCCCGCTTTGTTAAACCGCTGGACCGGTCAGTTATTCACCTGTTAGCGGAAACCGGTCCGTTGATTACGGTGGAGGAAAATGTGCTGGCTGGCGGCTTTGGATCTGCCGTTCTGGAATGTCTTAGCGACCAGGGGCTGGCGGGTAGCCGTGTGCTGCGCCTGGGGCTGCCGGATGAGTTTATTGAGCATGGCGCTCATGCCCTGCTGCTAAAAAAGTATAGTCTCGACGCCAACGGCATTGCCAGGCAGACAGCAGGGTTTTTGCGGCAGCTCTTTCCGGAATAAATTGACCTTTTGATAAATCTGTGATACGCTGATACCAATTACATACCTGTCACAGGGGGCTGGGAAGGCCGGCTGAGATATAGACCCGATATGTCTATGACCTGTAACCTGATCTGGATAATGCCAGCGGAGGGATGACGGATAGAAGGGCCTGTTTTTAACCGTTAGCATCCGTGAGGATGCTTTTTTTATTGACTGGGCTGATGGGAATTGAAAGCAGTTTTTTTATCCCGTAGGATGTAATACTGAACTTCCACTAAAAGCTTGGGGTCTTTGCAGTCTTTCTAATCTTTTAATGGGAGCCAGGATAAGAAAATCAATGGTTGTTAGGAAAGGAACGAACTAAGATGCAGGAAAATAACCGGACGGTACGGGGAAGTCATTTTTTATTTTTATGGTTTGGTGCGGCGGTATCAATCGCTGAGATTATGACCGGCGGACTATTGGCGCCGCTGGGATTTAAGCAGGGGCTGCTGGCGGTGATCCTCGGTCATCTGGCCGGAACGACGCTGCTGGCCTTGGGCGGCTACATTGGTGCCCGCGAGGGAATTCCAGCTTTATTTTCTACGCGAATTTCTTTTGGGGTATATGGCTCTTATCTTTTTTCTGCTTTAAATATTTTGCAACTGGTGGGTTGGACGGCAGTCATGATCATTTCAGCCGCCCGTTCAGCCAATGATGTGACCAGGCTGTTGTGGGGCTGGGACCAGCTGCAAGTATGGAGTCTTTTTATTGGCGCGCTGGTGGCTCTATGGATTGCGCTGGGCCGCGAAGGAGGCTGGAAAAAACTGAATATGGCTGCAGTGGTATTACTGCTGGGCGTAACGGCGCTGTTGAGCCAGGTAGTCTTTCATGATACCGGCGCTTTGACCAAAGAGGCGGTTGGCGGCATATCTTTTGGCGGGGCGTTGGAGCTGAGCGTGGTTATGCCGTTATCCTGGCTGCCGCTGATCGCCGACTACACCCGTTTTGCCCAAAGCCGCCAGGGTGCCGTGTGGGGCAGTTGGGCCGGCTATTTTATTGGCAGCTGCTGGATGTATATTATCGGCCTGGGGGCGGCGCTGGTGAGCGGCAGTGCCGATCCGTCGGCCATGATGCTGGCCGCCGGTCTGGGCTTTGGCGCCCTGGGCATTATTGTGCTGGCCACTGTGACGACTACGTTTATGGATGCCTATTCCGCCGGCGTCAGTTTTGCCAATCTGGTGCCGGCCTGGAATGAAAAATGGATGGCGTTAGTACTGACGGCAATTGGTACGGCACTGGCGCTTGCGGTGGATATGGAACTTTATCAGGACTTTTTGCTGGCCATTGGCTCAGTTTTTGCACCGCTGTTTGCTGTTCTGTTCAGCGATTATTTCTGGCACGGCCGCCGGCAGGTGACAGCAGGTCTCTTGGTTGACTGGCCGGCGTTGGCCGTTTGGGGTATTGGGGTTTGGCTGTATTATCAAATGCTGGAGGTTGATTTTATCGCCGGCGCGACCATACCGGTCATGGTTATCTCAGCCATATTGCTTAAGCTGGTGCGCCAAGTGGGAGGACAGCAAAAACAGGCCGGCAGATAACCGGCCTGTTTGGAAGAAACAATGTTTTTTAATAGAGTCCGAATTTTTGCGACAGCCAATAACTGGCCGGCTCCTCAATCCAGCCCATGCTGTTGTCGGTAATTTCGGCGACAAACAGCCGGTCCTCGTGAGCCAGATAGCGGCCGATGGCCTCGAAAATCTGGTTGGCGTCATAGGGGCTGTCCAGCAGCCACACGGACGGCAAGGCCGGTATGGCATCACCCAAGGCGCGGAGTGCGGCGGTAAGACGGTCATAATCAGGCTGCTGGGAGCCAATGGAAAAGGTAATTGTGTAGATCATCGCTTTGTCCTTTCTGTCATATCCTGTACAATTCGCCGGCACCGGAAAAAAACCTTCCGTTTGATTGCCGGACGTGTTTTCAAAACTATATGAAACGGCCCCTGACAGCGCTATCTGTGCCATACTTCATTAAAAAATTTGCAATAGGACCACTATTCCTGCAAAAGTTCGCGTGCCCTTTAGGGTATAACTCGTTTGGCGCAAAAATCACTCGCCCTGGATATTCCGTTTAGTTTGAAAATGCGCCGTAAGAAAAAACAGCAAAAATAGTTTCAAGCTAAACGGAATTCAAAGAAAAAAGGGGTATACTAAAAATATCTCGGAGATACCGGGACAAATAAAGAGATGTTTTCTCCCTGATTTCATTTCTTTATTTTTTCGACCCCGCAGCCCCGGCCGGCTGCGGGGTTATTCCATTTGGGTTAGAATTTTTAGACAATCTGTGGTATGATAATAGCAGCTAGAGCAAAAGGGGGAAGCAAGCGTTTGTTTAAAAAGCTTTCGACAAAAGATAAAATCTTATCGGTGCTGTTTGTGGCATGGATTGCTATTTTGGACATTCATAATTTAACCTTTATCCAGATTGCCGGTATCATTGCCATTGTGTTCTATTTTATTGCGTTATATAACAAGGTCAAGGAGTAGTTTTTATAAACGGAAAAGACCGTGAAGGCAGGAACGCCTGTCTTCACGGTCTTTTTATATTTCTAGCGGGATAGCCGCTTGACGAAACAGGCAATGCGCTCCAGAGCCTCGGCCAGATTGTCGCTGGAGGTGGCGTAGGAACAGCGGACAAAGCCTTCGCCGCAGATGCCGAAGGCATCGCCGGGGACTAAAGCCACTTTCTCTGCTTTCAACAATTGTTCGGCAAAAGCCAAGGACGACAAGCCGGTCTCCTTAATAGAAGGAAAGATGTAAAAGGCGCCCTTAGGCTCAAAACAGGCTAAACCGGCGTTGTGCAGACCGTCCAGCATGAGTCGCCGGCGGAAGTTGTACTCGCCGACCATCTGCTGTACAGCCTTTTCGCCGCGCCGCAGGGCTTCAATAGCGGCGATCTGGGCGGTTATCGGCGCGCAAAGCATGGTATACTGATGAATTTTAGTCATGGCCGCAATAAAATCGGGGTTGCCCATAGCATAGCCGATGCGCCAGCCGGTCATGGCGTAGGCCTTAGAAAAACCATCCAGCAAAATGGTACGGTCTTTCATATCCGGCAGGGAAGCAAAACAGGTGTGTTGGCCGTCATAGGTCAGCTTACCGTAGATTTCGTCGGAAACAACAATGAGATCGTGCTTTTTGGCAAAACCGGCGATTTTTTCAAGCTCCTCCCGGGGCATAACGGCACCGGTGGGATTGTTGGGATAGCCGATAATTAATAGTTTGGTACGGGGGGTGACCCGGCTTTCCAGTTGCTCCACGGTCACCCGGAATTCTGTTTCCAGAGTGGTCGATACAGGTACCGGAATGCCACCGGCCAGGGTGACGCAGGCCTTGTACGATACATAGCAGGGCTCCGGGATTAGGACCTCGTCGCCGGGACAAAGCAAAGCCCGCATAGCCAGGTCAAGCGCTTCGCTTACGCCGACCGTGACCAGAATTTCATTGCGTGGATTATAGGTAACGCCGAACTCATTTTGTTTGAGCCGGGCAATTTCTTCCCGAAGCTCCAGTAGGCCAAAGTTGGAAGTGTAAGATGTATAGCCGCGGTGCAGGCCGTCGACACAACTGTCGCGGATATGCCAGGGTGTAATGAAGTCAGGCTCGCCTACTCCCAACGAAATGACATCGTCCATTTCCGAAACGATATCGAAAAAACGCCGGATGCCGGAGGGCGGGATGGAGTTGACTGCTGGTGAGATGCGCTCAGACCAGTTCATGGCGATACCACCAGCCGGTGATCAGCTTCCCGGTCATCCATGATCACATGGGCTTCTTTGTACTTTTTCAGCATAAAATGTGTGGTTGTGCTGACGACGCCGTCAATAGTGGAGAGCTTGGTGGATACGAAGTTGGCCACTTCCTTGAGCGAACTGCCCTCGATCATGGCCAGCAGGTCATAGGCGCCGGACATCAGATACAGGCTGCGTACTTCGGGAAACCGGTAAATACGTTCGGCTACCGAATCAAAACCGACTTCGCGCTGCGGCGTTATTTTTACGGCGATAATGGCGGTGACACTATCCACACCTGCCTTATCCCAGTTGATGATCGTGTGGTATTTCACGATGATCTTTTCATTTTCCAGCCGCTTGATGGCTTTTTCAATTTCCGACTGAGGCTTGTTCAGCATGACCGCCAGTTGGTCAAGCGGCAGGGTATGGTCCTTTTCTAAGAGCTCTAATAATTCAATCATGTAAAAAACCTCCTTATAAAATAAAAAAATCCCGTCCTGAAAAGGACGAGAAAATATTCCCGTGGTACCACCTAGTTTAGCCTGTGGGGCTCACTTTTTCCTGTTAACGCCAGGCTACGGCCATGCTTACTATTAGTTTTCCGCAGGCTGTTCGAGGGTGGCATTCCGTAGCGGTTCCTGCGCCGGCTCACACCTTACCCGGCTCTCTGAAGAGGACACGCGATACGTACTCTCCCTGTCATCACATTCACATTAAGTCATTTTTGAATATAGTATCATAGTAATTTTATTATTGCAAGTACAGTCTGTCCGTATAAAAATGTTTTTTGCACGGACAGACGATAGCCTGCCCGTTTTTGTATGCAAATATTTTTTAGTACATATAATACATTAGAAGGGAGTGAGGTTCTTGAAATTGCTTTCTGTAGGCTTGACCGGAGCAACAGATGAGATTCGGGTAAAACTTCAGAAAGATTGTGTTGCATTGGCGCAGGAAGGATTTCAGGTCGCGATAGATGAAACCAGCAAAGGTAATTATACCTTTCTTGGTTGCAATGTCGTCGACGGTGAGCTATCCTTCCGCAGCTATGAACGCATCAAGCAGCTCTTGAAGGATTATGTGGCTCAAATCGTTTCCGAATTGATTGTGGCCGATGAAGAAAAGAATATTATCCGCAAGATCATTAACCAGAACTACCATTACTTCAACGAGGAAGAACGGGCGGCTGTTTATGAGAACACCCTGAAAGCATTAAACGGGAATAAAACAAATGTCATTGATTTCAGCCTGGTTGACCGCCGCAAGCAAATATTGTCAAGACTGACCGATTATTTGGATCATCATCACGAATTGGTGGTGGAAGGATTTATCAACTTTCGCCTGAAAGATTATCGCGAAGAACTGGTCCATCTGGTGGATGATGTGGTTGAGGACTTCATGATGGAACTGGAATATAAAGAATTCATCCGTGTACTGCGTTATTTTGTCGATATACAGGAACCCCAGGCGGATGAAGTGCACATAGTGATCGATCCTGAAGGAGTCTTTAAAATTATTGACACGGCAGGTAATTCCATCCACAATCAGTACCTTGAGAGCTATATCAGTCAGAGCGCGGACGAAATTAATTATGGGGACCTCCTGGTTACCGCTTTAATCACCCTGGCACCGCAAGAGATCGTCCTGCATGGCTGCGACCCACAAAAAACGCAGGATACGGTCGAGATCATCAAAAATATATTTGAGGGCCGTGTGACAATCTGCAAAGGCTGCAGTCTTTGCCGGCCGTATGTTTTGGGAAATATTACGCCCGATAATTGACAACAGGCAAGGGATCAGCTATAATTTAGGAAATGTAATAGTAAGGTAAAAGTAATGACGAGGATATGGCAATAAGCAAGGCGTTGCAGAGAGAAGATGCCACCGGCTGCAAGCATCTTTAACGTAGCTACCTATTGTTACCGCCTCCGAACTGTCCGGTTGAAGCCGGACCGGGTTATATGTCCGTTAGCATAGCATATACGAGATGAGTTTTTTAAACTAATCAGGGTGGAACCGCGGGTATACTCCCGTCCCTATGTGGGACGGGAGTTTTCTATTTTTGTCAGCTTTTAGTTTTTATTTAGGAGGGATAACAAATGGGACATATTCACATTGAGTTAAACAACGGCTCGATTCGGGAAGTGGAAGCCAACCAGACACTGGGAGAAGTGGCGCAGTCAATCAGCCGCAGTCTGGCTAAAACCGCATTGGCGGCAAAAGTGGACGGCAAGGTGGTAGACCTGGCCTGCCGGCTAACCAAGAACGCTAAAGTGGAGTTTCTGACTTTTGAAGATCAGGAAGGGAAAAATGCTTTACGGCATAGTGCTTCCCACATAATGGCTCAGGCGGTAAAACGGCTGTATAGCGATGTGCAGATAGCTATCGGTCCGGCGATTGCCAACGGTTTTTACTATGACTTTGATGCGCCCGTTACATTTACTCCGGAGGATTTAGCCCGTATTCAGGCTGAGATGGAGCGCATCGTGAAAGAAGACCTGCCGATTGAACGGATGGAAATGGAGCGCGCCGAGGCAGTCCGGTTCTTTGAGGAAAAAGGTGAGTCTTACAAGGTGGAACTGATTCGCGACCTGCCGGAAGATGCCGTCATTTCTTTATACCGTCAGGGCGAGTTTGTTGATTTATGCGCCGGCCCCCATGTAGCATCCACTGGCAAGGTCAAGGCGATTAAGCTGCAAACGTTAGCGGGAGCTTACTGGCGCGGCGATGAAAAGCGCAAAATGCTGCAGCGGATATACGGAACGGCCTTTGAGAAAAAAGCCGAACTGGACGCCTACCTTACCATGCTGGAAGAAGCCGCTAAACGGGATCATCGCAAGCTGGGCCGCGAACTGGACCTCTTTAGCATTCAGGATGAGGG from Propionispora hippei DSM 15287 includes the following:
- the ytxC gene encoding putative sporulation protein YtxC; this translates as MKLLSVGLTGATDEIRVKLQKDCVALAQEGFQVAIDETSKGNYTFLGCNVVDGELSFRSYERIKQLLKDYVAQIVSELIVADEEKNIIRKIINQNYHYFNEEERAAVYENTLKALNGNKTNVIDFSLVDRRKQILSRLTDYLDHHHELVVEGFINFRLKDYREELVHLVDDVVEDFMMELEYKEFIRVLRYFVDIQEPQADEVHIVIDPEGVFKIIDTAGNSIHNQYLESYISQSADEINYGDLLVTALITLAPQEIVLHGCDPQKTQDTVEIIKNIFEGRVTICKGCSLCRPYVLGNITPDN
- a CDS encoding Lrp/AsnC family transcriptional regulator; protein product: MIELLELLEKDHTLPLDQLAVMLNKPQSEIEKAIKRLENEKIIVKYHTIINWDKAGVDSVTAIIAVKITPQREVGFDSVAERIYRFPEVRSLYLMSGAYDLLAMIEGSSLKEVANFVSTKLSTIDGVVSTTTHFMLKKYKEAHVIMDDREADHRLVVSP
- the dxs gene encoding 1-deoxy-D-xylulose-5-phosphate synthase — encoded protein: MHTFLERVNSPQDIKKLTFAELTLLAGEIRSLIIETVARSGGHLAPNLGVVELTLALHKVFDSPQDKMIWDVGHQSYVHKILTGRGGALHELRQMGGISGFPKRSESEHDAFATGHASTSISAAVGMAVARDMSGQDNHVLAVIGDGSLTGGQAYEALNHAGHIGTKLIVVLNDNEMSIARNVGAMSGYLAKIRTAPGYAKVKQDLEHLLRRIPSIGDRMVQTAERLKDSVRHFFIPGMLFEELGFTYLGPIDGHDLADLTGLLEKAKQMSGPVVLHVLTRKGKGYAPAERNADIFHGVGPFHAATGEIIKKDGPPTYTRVFGDTLLTLAEADKNIAAITAAMPEGTGLKAFAGRFPARFFDVGIAEPHAVTMAAAMACEGKKPVIALYSTFGQRAYDQVLHDVCLQELPVVLALDRAGLVGEDGPTHHGVFDYSYLRHIPNLICMAPKDEGELRHMLYTALQGNRPVALRYPRGSGIGIGVDLSEPLQVLPVGQAEVLRLGRDVNLVAIGSMVNPCQQAAAQLQEQGIDAGVVNARFVKPLDRSVIHLLAETGPLITVEENVLAGGFGSAVLECLSDQGLAGSRVLRLGLPDEFIEHGAHALLLKKYSLDANGIARQTAGFLRQLFPE
- the cytX gene encoding putative hydroxymethylpyrimidine transporter CytX → MQENNRTVRGSHFLFLWFGAAVSIAEIMTGGLLAPLGFKQGLLAVILGHLAGTTLLALGGYIGAREGIPALFSTRISFGVYGSYLFSALNILQLVGWTAVMIISAARSANDVTRLLWGWDQLQVWSLFIGALVALWIALGREGGWKKLNMAAVVLLLGVTALLSQVVFHDTGALTKEAVGGISFGGALELSVVMPLSWLPLIADYTRFAQSRQGAVWGSWAGYFIGSCWMYIIGLGAALVSGSADPSAMMLAAGLGFGALGIIVLATVTTTFMDAYSAGVSFANLVPAWNEKWMALVLTAIGTALALAVDMELYQDFLLAIGSVFAPLFAVLFSDYFWHGRRQVTAGLLVDWPALAVWGIGVWLYYQMLEVDFIAGATIPVMVISAILLKLVRQVGGQQKQAGR
- a CDS encoding aminotransferase class I/II-fold pyridoxal phosphate-dependent enzyme — encoded protein: MNWSERISPAVNSIPPSGIRRFFDIVSEMDDVISLGVGEPDFITPWHIRDSCVDGLHRGYTSYTSNFGLLELREEIARLKQNEFGVTYNPRNEILVTVGVSEALDLAMRALLCPGDEVLIPEPCYVSYKACVTLAGGIPVPVSTTLETEFRVTVEQLESRVTPRTKLLIIGYPNNPTGAVMPREELEKIAGFAKKHDLIVVSDEIYGKLTYDGQHTCFASLPDMKDRTILLDGFSKAYAMTGWRIGYAMGNPDFIAAMTKIHQYTMLCAPITAQIAAIEALRRGEKAVQQMVGEYNFRRRLMLDGLHNAGLACFEPKGAFYIFPSIKETGLSSLAFAEQLLKAEKVALVPGDAFGICGEGFVRCSYATSSDNLAEALERIACFVKRLSR